The genomic DNA CTTTTGTAAAGGCCATCCCTAGATATTTCAGGCGGCCTTTGATAATCGCGTTTGATCGACATGTTATTTTTGCATTCATACATATAATATCACAGAACAATATGAATATACGAGTTAAGAAAATTTGTAAAGAACGAGGCATTACTATTGGAGAACTTGCTGATAGAATGCAAATGGTCAAGGAGAGCCTAAGCCGTGCCATTAACGGCAACCCAATTATTGGAACATCAGAAAAAATTGCCAGTTCCTTAGATGTTCCTTTTACCGAACTATTCACCACCAACAATCAAGAGATTTGCGGTTACGTGGAATACAAAGGGATAGTTTAAGCAATAAAATCACGATCTGACTTACAAAACCTGCTAAAAATGATTGAGTAATTAATAATTGTGTGTATTTTTGTATATTGTTTAACGCTCGAATAACATGATTATGAGAAAAGATTATTTACTTTCAACATTTGTCTTTCCTATACTCACTTCTATTGTAGGTGGAATATTATTAAGTTATATATCTTTACTTATTCCATTAAATGGTAAATATGAAACTGATTATATTTTGTTATGGGCAAGAATATTATTAGTATTTAGTTTGTCTTTTTTGATTATATTATATATTATATCCAAATATAAAACTAAGACAAAGCCTATTAAAGTTATTGTTTTTGATTTTGATGGAACTTTAACCTATAATAATGGACTGCGTTCTTCATGGGAAAAAATATGGGTACATCTAGGATATAAAGTGCAAGATTGTCAAGAATATTACAACCAATTTAAGGAAGGTAAAATCGATCATTCAGAATGGTGTAAAATAACATGTAAAGCCTTTAAAAACAAACAAATGTCTAGAGGTACATTAGAAAGTGTATCTAAGGATATTCAGTTAATGGATGGAGCTAAAGAGGTTTTGTACAAAATGAAAAATGAAGACCATTTAAAACTTTACATAGTGTCAGGATCAATCATTCAATTAATTGAATATGTATGGGGGGATAATATTGATGATTATTTTGAAGGGTATAATGCAAATATTCTTTTATTCCACAGAAATAACATGTTGGCAAGGATTATTGGCACAGAATTTGATTTTGCAGGCAAAGCTGAATATAT from Parabacteroides pacaensis includes the following:
- a CDS encoding helix-turn-helix domain-containing protein, producing MNIRVKKICKERGITIGELADRMQMVKESLSRAINGNPIIGTSEKIASSLDVPFTELFTTNNQEICGYVEYKGIV
- a CDS encoding HAD family hydrolase, with amino-acid sequence MRKDYLLSTFVFPILTSIVGGILLSYISLLIPLNGKYETDYILLWARILLVFSLSFLIILYIISKYKTKTKPIKVIVFDFDGTLTYNNGLRSSWEKIWVHLGYKVQDCQEYYNQFKEGKIDHSEWCKITCKAFKNKQMSRGTLESVSKDIQLMDGAKEVLYKMKNEDHLKLYIVSGSIIQLIEYVWGDNIDDYFEGYNANILLFHRNNMLARIIGTEFDFAGKAEYIKKIAKDEKLKSTSEILFIGNSDNDEYAYRSGAQTLCFNPKLTNVNNKKIWHRHYRADSFHDLYNYIKKSYLFEE